One window of Jannaschia sp. CCS1 genomic DNA carries:
- the tssH gene encoding type VI secretion system ATPase TssH: MSHIDLHVLISRLAPGLAAALEGAAALAVRFGHSSIDLEHWLVGICDTDAAARLTEAGVNPADVRAQALRAVEAHRRGDAQTPSIARPVVDLAREAWSLASLRYDRGRISVDVLFLTLCDDTSLRAHMRRVAPALLKLDTAVLEEGVLADVATAPAPSDAMSATNKPVGGEDFLALYAHDLTAQARDGQIDRIVGRDAELRQMVDVLLRRRQNNPILLGEAGVGKTAVVEALALQIVDGQVPGSLKDVTLYALDLNLLQAGAGVKGEFERRLTGVLDQVKAADSPVILFIDEAHGMIGAGGQAGQGDAANILKPALARGEFRTIAATTWSEYKKYFEKDAALTRRFQPVKVAEPDIETAVRMLRAVSSRFEDHHGVSIRESAVRAAVELSARYLPERQLPDKAVSVIDTAAAAVRLSRDVTPDALARHRTEAAHLEAEIARLEAEPPAPDHAARLKSLRAERDAAEDAAKVLDDALTEQLGLAEAADAIAAENDEDALIRLADAEAALGRAGGENPLVHRVVDAEAVAQVIGRWTGVPTGRLMRSQIAAAASLAERMKARVLGQDAAIDTIAEAMRVARANLGDARRPQGVFLLVGTSGVGKTETALALADELYGGQHALSVINMTEFKEEHKVSLLMGSPPGYVGYGEGGVLTEAVRRRPFGVLLLDEIDKAHPGVQDIFYQVFDKGILRDGEGRDVDFRNTTILMTANTGTDTLATLAEDPETMPDAAALPDLLKSELLAQFKPAFLGRLAVVPYLPLDTDTMAGIVDLQVARIADRLDANYGARLEVSEAARTHLTTRAQSSDAGARAIETMLSQKVLPRMADFILDSVADGMMPRAIGLDVADSGEIQIATIGKRRRLAS, from the coding sequence ATGTCTCATATTGATTTGCACGTTCTCATATCGCGCCTCGCGCCGGGCCTTGCGGCTGCGTTGGAAGGGGCGGCAGCGCTGGCAGTGCGGTTTGGGCATAGCAGCATCGATCTTGAACACTGGCTCGTCGGAATTTGCGATACCGACGCCGCCGCGCGGCTGACTGAGGCGGGTGTGAATCCCGCCGATGTCCGGGCTCAGGCCCTGCGCGCTGTTGAGGCGCACCGGCGCGGCGATGCGCAAACTCCCTCCATCGCGCGGCCCGTCGTGGACCTGGCGCGCGAAGCGTGGAGCCTGGCGAGCCTGCGGTACGATCGGGGGCGTATCTCCGTCGACGTGCTGTTCCTGACGCTGTGCGATGATACCTCGCTGCGCGCCCATATGCGCCGTGTTGCCCCCGCATTGCTGAAGCTCGACACGGCGGTTCTGGAGGAGGGCGTGCTTGCCGACGTCGCAACTGCTCCGGCCCCTTCAGACGCGATGTCCGCAACCAACAAGCCCGTCGGCGGAGAAGATTTTCTGGCGCTCTATGCCCATGATTTGACGGCTCAGGCGCGGGACGGCCAGATTGACCGTATCGTCGGGCGCGACGCCGAACTGCGGCAGATGGTTGATGTCCTATTGCGCCGCCGCCAGAACAATCCGATCCTGTTGGGCGAGGCCGGTGTTGGCAAAACGGCTGTGGTCGAAGCGCTGGCGCTTCAGATTGTCGACGGGCAGGTGCCGGGCAGCCTGAAAGACGTGACGCTCTACGCGCTGGACCTGAACCTGTTGCAGGCGGGTGCTGGCGTGAAGGGTGAATTTGAACGGCGTCTGACCGGCGTGCTGGATCAGGTGAAAGCCGCCGATAGCCCGGTGATTCTGTTCATCGACGAGGCCCACGGAATGATCGGTGCCGGTGGTCAGGCAGGGCAGGGGGATGCGGCCAATATCCTCAAGCCTGCCTTGGCGCGGGGCGAGTTCCGCACCATCGCCGCGACGACCTGGAGCGAGTACAAGAAATATTTCGAGAAGGACGCGGCCCTGACCCGGCGCTTCCAGCCCGTCAAAGTGGCTGAGCCTGATATTGAAACGGCTGTGCGGATGCTGCGCGCCGTGTCGAGCCGGTTTGAAGATCACCATGGCGTCTCAATTCGGGAAAGCGCCGTGCGCGCCGCCGTGGAGTTGAGCGCGCGGTATCTGCCCGAGCGACAGCTGCCGGACAAGGCGGTCAGCGTGATTGATACCGCCGCCGCCGCCGTGCGGTTGAGCCGGGATGTGACGCCGGACGCGCTGGCCCGGCACCGCACTGAGGCCGCCCATCTGGAAGCGGAGATTGCCCGGTTGGAGGCCGAACCGCCTGCACCGGACCATGCTGCGCGCCTCAAGTCCCTGCGCGCCGAACGCGATGCTGCGGAAGATGCGGCAAAGGTGCTGGACGACGCGCTGACCGAGCAGCTTGGCCTGGCCGAAGCCGCTGACGCCATCGCCGCCGAAAATGACGAGGACGCCCTGATCCGTCTGGCCGATGCGGAAGCCGCTTTGGGGCGTGCCGGGGGCGAAAACCCGCTGGTCCACCGCGTTGTCGATGCCGAGGCCGTCGCGCAAGTGATCGGGCGTTGGACGGGCGTGCCCACGGGTCGTCTGATGCGCAGCCAGATCGCTGCCGCAGCCTCATTGGCCGAACGGATGAAGGCCCGCGTTCTGGGTCAGGACGCGGCGATTGACACGATAGCCGAGGCGATGCGCGTGGCCCGCGCCAACCTTGGGGATGCGCGCCGTCCACAGGGCGTGTTCCTGCTGGTGGGCACATCCGGCGTGGGCAAGACGGAAACGGCGCTCGCGCTGGCAGATGAGCTCTATGGCGGCCAGCACGCGCTGAGCGTCATCAACATGACTGAGTTCAAGGAAGAACATAAAGTGAGCCTGCTGATGGGCTCGCCCCCCGGCTATGTGGGCTACGGCGAGGGCGGCGTGTTGACCGAGGCCGTGCGACGCAGGCCATTTGGCGTCCTGCTGCTGGATGAAATCGACAAGGCGCATCCGGGTGTGCAGGACATTTTCTATCAGGTGTTTGACAAGGGCATTCTGCGCGACGGCGAAGGCCGCGACGTGGATTTCCGCAACACCACGATCCTGATGACGGCCAACACCGGCACGGACACACTGGCGACGCTCGCCGAAGATCCCGAAACCATGCCGGATGCCGCCGCGCTGCCGGATCTGCTGAAGTCCGAGCTTCTGGCGCAGTTCAAACCCGCGTTTCTGGGGCGGCTGGCGGTGGTGCCATATCTGCCACTGGATACCGACACGATGGCGGGGATCGTTGACCTGCAAGTGGCGCGGATCGCCGACCGGCTCGATGCTAACTACGGGGCGCGACTGGAGGTCAGCGAGGCCGCCCGCACCCACCTGACGACCCGTGCGCAATCCAGCGATGCCGGTGCGCGCGCGATAGAGACCATGCTGTCACAAAAGGTTCTTCCTCGCATGGCTGACTTCATTCTGGATTCGGTGGCCGACGGCATGATGCCGCGCGCCATCGGCCTTGACGTCGCTGACAGTGGTGAAATCCAGATCGCCACCATCGGAAAAAGGCGACGTCTTGCGAGCTGA
- a CDS encoding Hcp family type VI secretion system effector — MPIYMQLDGIPGDATHETHRNWMDIETLHWNVSRNMNTQAGSTANREASEPTVSEVVLTKVTDSSSTRLFAEACTGRTGKLVTIHLVTTGNPGDTYVEYKLTNTLVSNYSVDTSGDRPVETIRLNFTRMEVKYIPHDENHAPQSPMIASYDLTTTRAA, encoded by the coding sequence ATGCCTATCTACATGCAACTTGACGGAATTCCTGGCGATGCAACCCATGAGACGCACCGCAACTGGATGGACATCGAAACGCTGCACTGGAACGTGTCGCGCAACATGAACACCCAGGCCGGGTCGACCGCCAACCGTGAGGCAAGCGAGCCAACCGTGTCCGAGGTTGTTTTGACCAAAGTGACCGACAGCTCGTCCACCCGTCTGTTCGCCGAAGCCTGCACGGGCCGCACCGGCAAGCTGGTGACGATCCATCTGGTGACAACGGGCAACCCTGGCGACACCTATGTGGAATACAAGCTGACCAACACGCTGGTGTCGAATTACTCCGTCGATACGTCGGGCGACCGTCCGGTGGAGACCATCCGCCTGAACTTCACCCGCATGGAAGTGAAGTACATCCCACACGATGAGAACCACGCACCGCAATCGCCGATGATCGCCTCCTACGATCTGACGACAACGCGCGCGGCCTAA
- the tssI gene encoding type VI secretion system tip protein TssI/VgrG has protein sequence MNAEADFIQADRILRVETPLGDDVLLAEKLDLREVISGFFEGTLVARSKSRDLAPGDLLGSLVDVSVELGGGERRSWNALVMGMTAGPKATRGLQSYTLMLRPEAWLLTQTSDCRIWLDKSSVDVAEALLGEHGITAPVIGGITSPPPPKHYSVQYNETDWAYLVRRLEEDGIFYWFEHEEGAHRMHIADHASGYTSGNDPDVRFAAGSTDRNHITRFETRLAYTPGVHAGGDWNFETPGQVPGGDAPSLVSLPRNGNYEMYEYPAVSGYGTGTRASEGIADAEVARLSRLRMQAMEMTHKQIDGGSNVRTLAAGRKFTPYDVANQDNVMGEYVTHMIEHAVVDTSYESVENQPEYLNRFVALPSDLPATPGRTVPRPRIDGAQVAIVAGPEGEEIHPDEYGRIKVWFPWDRRASKDGSDTCWLRVMQNWAGGGWGGQVIPRIGMEVMVSYLEGDPDRPVVTGIVPNPRQRVPYDLPINKTRSTFRTNTHKGAGFNELRFEDERGIEEIFMHAQRDRNTIVNFDDSSIVRGNALSKTFGEKVTATNGSSREQIGGSSEMHVMGNMSLNVGPKGHNRRLVEAGRFGDHGYRDGSRRDFNTFKREMRPGLGSGNNGSFQINTQGAFNVDADRDMDLYTAQRFDLNAKEGCELSTEANIHLASERSTSISSGDSVTIRATRELVLMCGQARIVLHSDGRIALDGSFISTVASGTVRTNANGNIEENARARFIITGNDVDIN, from the coding sequence ATGAACGCAGAAGCTGATTTCATCCAGGCGGATCGCATTTTGCGGGTGGAAACCCCTTTGGGCGATGATGTCCTGCTGGCTGAAAAACTTGATTTGCGTGAAGTGATCTCGGGGTTTTTTGAAGGGACCTTGGTGGCGCGGTCCAAGTCGCGCGATCTTGCCCCCGGTGATCTGCTTGGCAGTCTGGTGGATGTCTCCGTTGAACTGGGTGGCGGAGAACGGCGGTCCTGGAATGCGCTGGTGATGGGGATGACCGCCGGGCCAAAGGCGACGCGCGGTCTTCAGAGCTACACTCTGATGTTGCGCCCGGAAGCCTGGCTTCTGACTCAAACCTCCGATTGCCGGATCTGGCTGGACAAATCCTCCGTCGACGTGGCCGAGGCGCTGCTTGGCGAACACGGCATTACCGCGCCGGTGATAGGTGGCATTACCAGCCCGCCGCCGCCCAAGCATTACTCCGTTCAGTATAACGAGACGGACTGGGCGTATCTGGTGCGCCGTCTGGAAGAGGATGGCATCTTTTATTGGTTCGAGCATGAAGAGGGCGCGCATAGAATGCATATCGCCGATCATGCTTCGGGCTACACCAGCGGGAATGACCCGGACGTGCGCTTCGCCGCAGGGTCCACCGACCGGAACCACATCACCCGGTTCGAGACGCGGCTGGCCTACACCCCCGGCGTCCACGCTGGCGGTGATTGGAACTTCGAGACCCCCGGCCAGGTCCCCGGTGGCGATGCACCGAGCCTTGTGTCACTGCCGCGCAACGGCAACTACGAGATGTATGAATATCCTGCCGTGTCAGGCTATGGCACCGGCACCCGCGCGTCTGAGGGGATCGCGGACGCCGAGGTCGCGCGGCTGTCACGGTTGCGGATGCAGGCGATGGAGATGACCCATAAACAGATCGATGGGGGTAGCAACGTCCGGACCCTCGCAGCGGGTCGCAAGTTTACTCCCTACGACGTGGCGAACCAGGACAATGTCATGGGCGAGTATGTCACCCACATGATCGAACACGCCGTCGTGGATACCAGCTACGAGAGCGTGGAAAACCAGCCCGAATACCTCAACCGCTTCGTGGCGCTGCCCTCGGACCTGCCCGCCACGCCGGGGCGCACCGTGCCGCGCCCGCGCATTGATGGCGCGCAGGTGGCCATCGTCGCGGGCCCGGAGGGGGAGGAGATACACCCCGACGAATACGGTCGTATCAAGGTCTGGTTCCCCTGGGATCGGCGTGCGTCCAAGGACGGATCCGATACCTGTTGGCTACGGGTCATGCAGAATTGGGCCGGGGGCGGTTGGGGCGGCCAGGTCATTCCGCGTATCGGGATGGAAGTGATGGTCAGCTATCTGGAAGGGGATCCTGACAGGCCCGTTGTGACCGGGATCGTACCCAACCCAAGGCAGCGCGTTCCCTACGACCTGCCAATCAACAAGACCCGCAGTACATTCCGCACGAATACCCACAAAGGTGCCGGATTTAATGAATTGCGGTTCGAGGATGAGCGCGGAATTGAAGAGATCTTCATGCATGCGCAGCGTGACAGAAACACGATCGTTAACTTTGATGATTCCTCGATCGTGCGTGGAAATGCGCTGTCCAAGACGTTCGGGGAAAAAGTGACGGCCACCAATGGCTCGTCCCGTGAGCAGATCGGAGGCTCCTCGGAAATGCACGTGATGGGCAATATGAGCCTTAACGTTGGACCGAAAGGACATAACCGGCGATTGGTAGAGGCGGGTCGTTTCGGTGATCACGGGTATCGCGATGGATCGCGCAGAGATTTCAATACTTTCAAGCGGGAGATGCGGCCGGGTCTTGGGTCGGGCAACAACGGCTCGTTCCAGATCAACACCCAAGGCGCGTTCAACGTTGATGCGGACCGCGACATGGATCTTTATACCGCACAAAGGTTCGACCTGAATGCCAAGGAAGGGTGCGAACTGAGCACCGAGGCGAACATTCACCTCGCATCTGAGCGGTCAACGTCTATTTCGAGCGGGGATTCCGTGACCATCAGGGCGACGCGTGAGCTTGTGCTGATGTGCGGTCAGGCTCGCATCGTCCTGCATTCCGACGGTAGGATTGCCCTTGACGGGTCATTCATAAGTACGGTTGCCAGCGGCACTGTCCGAACCAATGCAAATGGCAATATTGAAGAGAACGCCCGCGCGCGTTTCATTATCACCGGCAACGATGTGGATATCAATTGA
- a CDS encoding PIN domain-containing protein produces MIALDTNILVRFVARDDPDQTAAVDRILATLTLQEPAHITRDVFMELSWVLHRIFGLSRGRLVDALLSVLDVAEFDVEDDDALRLAMDGYRQGGPSLGDHVILAISRAYGAEPLLTFDRSLANLKGAELLA; encoded by the coding sequence GTGATCGCGCTCGACACCAACATTCTGGTCCGTTTCGTGGCCCGCGACGACCCCGACCAGACGGCCGCCGTGGACCGCATCCTAGCCACGTTGACGCTCCAAGAGCCCGCCCATATCACGCGCGACGTTTTCATGGAGCTGTCGTGGGTGCTGCACCGGATCTTCGGCCTGAGCCGCGGCAGGCTGGTGGATGCATTGCTGAGTGTGTTGGATGTCGCGGAATTTGACGTCGAGGACGACGACGCCTTGCGGCTAGCCATGGACGGTTACCGGCAGGGCGGGCCCAGCCTTGGCGACCATGTGATCCTTGCGATCAGCCGTGCCTACGGGGCCGAGCCGCTGCTGACGTTCGACCGGAGCCTTGCTAACCTGAAGGGCGCAGAACTGCTGGCCTGA
- a CDS encoding ImpA family type VI secretion system protein: MPDASHTANNDGSVGENPRETDRAIAEYRRLRDARSAARAEERKQETAEARDRALKVAPDWTIVRDLARFLLDEVGRDIEVAVWLIEAETRLDGFDGLARAAEQLADMINAHGMALHPQPEDALDRPFDMIAGLNGIGREGTLIQPLRLVPLVAEGDYGQQGLWNVTDGGGAASVAAALATSGTEQISHHLNGVDRARRAVARCDTALTALLGPDAPPFNKIDESLEDAAAAIRNLAGHLLTSEPDENTADATGLGEDPPTTSATTQVMGKISSRDEAFAQMLRIAAYFRKTEPHSPIADTLETLVRRGRMDFVTLLTELIPDDHARQAVMTTAGIGSKPPTSETEG; this comes from the coding sequence GTGCCGGATGCGTCTCATACTGCGAATAACGACGGAAGTGTCGGCGAAAATCCGCGCGAAACGGATCGGGCAATTGCGGAATACCGCCGACTGCGCGACGCCCGCTCGGCCGCCCGCGCCGAGGAGCGGAAACAGGAAACGGCGGAGGCCCGTGATCGGGCCCTGAAGGTCGCCCCGGATTGGACCATTGTGCGCGATCTGGCCCGGTTCCTGCTTGACGAAGTCGGGCGCGATATCGAGGTCGCTGTTTGGTTGATCGAAGCCGAGACGCGGCTGGACGGCTTCGACGGGCTGGCCCGCGCGGCAGAGCAATTGGCCGACATGATTAACGCCCATGGCATGGCGCTTCACCCGCAACCCGAAGACGCTTTAGATCGGCCGTTTGACATGATTGCCGGTCTCAATGGGATCGGTCGAGAGGGCACTTTGATCCAACCGCTTCGGCTTGTACCACTGGTGGCCGAGGGCGATTATGGTCAACAGGGGTTGTGGAATGTCACCGACGGCGGCGGCGCAGCGAGCGTTGCAGCAGCCTTGGCCACCAGTGGTACAGAGCAGATTTCCCACCACTTAAACGGTGTGGACCGCGCGCGCCGCGCAGTCGCCCGTTGCGATACCGCCCTGACCGCGCTTCTGGGGCCGGACGCACCGCCGTTCAACAAAATTGACGAAAGCCTGGAAGACGCAGCCGCCGCGATCCGCAACCTTGCGGGCCATCTTTTGACGTCGGAACCCGACGAGAATACCGCCGATGCGACAGGTCTCGGCGAGGATCCGCCCACCACCTCTGCCACGACGCAAGTAATGGGTAAAATTTCATCGCGGGACGAGGCCTTCGCACAAATGTTACGCATTGCTGCTTATTTCCGCAAAACCGAACCCCATTCTCCAATCGCCGATACGCTTGAAACATTGGTTCGGCGTGGACGTATGGATTTTGTGACTTTGCTGACGGAATTGATACCGGACGATCACGCCCGCCAGGCGGTAATGACCACCGCAGGAATAGGTTCAAAACCTCCCACCTCCGAGACAGAGGGCTGA
- a CDS encoding DUF2169 domain-containing protein, which produces MWQVDNKTPFAHHGGAFRDHTGASFWSVWVAATFLLRNGRPPLFTLPQPPVSQEPRFFDDDPEGVLISDGEVTPPRARIDLTFRGSAPETLDRDRVVRLRLGDWKKRLTIRADRDEPGPIRLDGTTALWDDALPTGRLRDARPGPRVTVKGCGPAALGPVPRHWPQRADKGGTYDTEWQRNRAPLLPTDLDPAFWQTAPRDQQLDRPLPPGVTLELGGLRRTGPTDAPSSWPLPQPRFRTATRVSGTWHQAEAELQSIAVDLDAGLVRLVYQAVWPIPRASDDVLIERTLIALDDAGGFRVRPADAPLFDPAASLKEAPA; this is translated from the coding sequence ATGTGGCAGGTCGACAACAAGACACCGTTCGCGCATCACGGCGGTGCATTTCGCGATCACACTGGCGCCAGTTTCTGGTCGGTCTGGGTCGCCGCGACGTTTCTGTTGCGCAACGGACGCCCGCCGCTCTTCACGCTGCCACAACCGCCAGTGTCGCAGGAGCCGCGCTTTTTCGACGATGATCCTGAAGGCGTGCTGATTTCGGATGGCGAGGTGACGCCGCCGCGCGCCCGCATCGATCTGACCTTCCGTGGCAGCGCGCCCGAAACGCTTGATCGCGACCGTGTCGTCCGGCTGCGCTTGGGTGATTGGAAAAAACGCCTCACGATCCGCGCTGACCGGGATGAGCCGGGCCCCATCCGCCTAGACGGGACGACGGCCCTTTGGGACGACGCGTTACCGACAGGCCGCCTGCGCGATGCCCGGCCCGGCCCGCGCGTCACGGTCAAGGGCTGCGGCCCCGCAGCCCTTGGGCCGGTGCCGCGCCATTGGCCGCAGCGGGCAGACAAGGGCGGCACCTACGATACCGAATGGCAGCGCAACCGTGCTCCGCTTCTGCCAACCGACCTCGACCCCGCTTTCTGGCAGACGGCACCACGTGATCAGCAGCTTGACCGCCCGCTTCCGCCGGGGGTGACTCTTGAACTGGGTGGGCTGCGCAGGACTGGACCGACGGACGCCCCATCGTCCTGGCCCTTGCCGCAGCCGCGCTTTCGCACTGCCACCCGCGTCAGTGGCACGTGGCACCAGGCCGAGGCAGAGCTGCAATCCATTGCCGTCGACCTTGATGCCGGGCTTGTGCGCCTCGTCTATCAGGCTGTCTGGCCGATCCCTCGGGCCAGCGACGATGTCCTTATTGAACGCACCCTCATCGCTTTGGATGACGCCGGAGGCTTCCGTGTGCGTCCCGCCGATGCTCCGCTGTTTGACCCCGCTGCATCCCTGAAGGAGGCACCCGCATGA
- a CDS encoding TniB family NTP-binding protein, whose product MPVPGTSRTSRPLEIVQIDHKKADIFAVDEETGKPIGRPWLILAMDVFSRMVTGFYLTMDAPSRLSTSLCLLHSVYGKTAWLKAREINEPWAVAGLPDRVHVDNSADFRSRAFKRGCENAGIAIDWRPPGTPRFGGQIERLIGTQMGRLHLLPGTTFSNAQDLAEYDSKKHAALTLRELERYIALDIVGSYHQSIHSFLSRPPLAVCRDREGEIPLWLPQDRLQFWVSFLPEQERTLRPTGIHLFGLHYCSAALSADVGRTKRRLLVKYDPRDMSRVFARRPSRRWVLYPRANQALKRPEALLEHPRGARMPSVAIYGDSGMGKTMGRFRDQHLPSLDSRTGIVNTPVLAMEMVSLPGERRFYGELLSLLGAPQAPRADIALMEQASLRIMKAIGVQVLVIDEVHNILAGTYREQRIVLNMLRFLSNRLQISLVCFGVNDAREAIGGDVQLARRFEQLTLNRWAANEDFETLVASILRNTPLQQPSVLTPESLRRIL is encoded by the coding sequence ACATCGCGCACCTCTCGCCCCCTCGAGATTGTTCAAATCGACCACAAGAAGGCCGACATCTTTGCTGTTGATGAGGAAACCGGCAAACCCATCGGACGGCCCTGGCTGATCCTGGCCATGGACGTCTTCAGCCGCATGGTGACGGGGTTCTACCTGACAATGGATGCGCCATCCCGGCTTTCGACGAGCCTCTGCCTGCTGCACTCGGTCTATGGTAAGACTGCCTGGCTGAAAGCGCGCGAGATCAATGAACCCTGGGCCGTCGCCGGTCTTCCGGATCGGGTTCATGTGGATAATAGTGCGGATTTTCGTAGTCGTGCCTTCAAGCGTGGCTGTGAGAATGCGGGCATTGCCATAGATTGGCGGCCACCGGGCACGCCGCGCTTCGGCGGGCAAATCGAGCGTTTAATAGGCACCCAGATGGGACGGCTGCATCTTCTGCCCGGCACGACATTTAGCAATGCCCAAGACCTCGCGGAGTATGACTCAAAGAAGCATGCGGCGCTGACCTTGCGCGAGTTAGAGCGCTATATCGCTCTTGATATCGTCGGATCCTATCATCAATCCATACACAGCTTCCTGAGCCGCCCTCCCCTCGCCGTCTGCCGGGATCGCGAAGGCGAGATCCCTTTGTGGCTACCGCAGGATCGGCTTCAGTTCTGGGTCTCCTTCCTGCCCGAACAGGAGCGGACCCTGAGGCCGACCGGCATCCATCTGTTTGGTTTGCACTACTGCTCCGCGGCACTCAGCGCCGATGTGGGCCGGACAAAGCGGCGGCTTCTGGTGAAGTATGATCCGCGCGATATGTCTCGTGTTTTTGCGCGGCGACCCTCACGTCGCTGGGTGCTTTACCCGCGCGCCAACCAAGCTCTCAAGCGCCCTGAGGCGCTGCTCGAGCATCCAAGAGGCGCGCGCATGCCTTCAGTCGCGATCTATGGTGACAGCGGGATGGGCAAGACCATGGGACGGTTCCGGGACCAGCACCTCCCAAGCCTTGATAGTCGAACTGGCATTGTGAACACACCAGTTCTGGCGATGGAAATGGTCAGCCTCCCAGGAGAGCGGCGGTTCTACGGCGAGCTTCTCAGCCTCCTCGGCGCGCCGCAGGCACCACGGGCCGATATCGCGCTGATGGAACAGGCCTCCCTGCGGATTATGAAGGCGATCGGCGTTCAGGTCCTGGTCATCGACGAGGTTCACAACATCCTTGCCGGAACCTACCGAGAACAACGTATCGTACTGAATATGCTGCGCTTCCTCAGCAATCGGCTTCAGATATCGCTGGTCTGTTTTGGGGTGAACGACGCCCGCGAGGCCATTGGCGGGGACGTTCAGCTCGCGCGCCGTTTCGAGCAACTCACCTTGAACCGTTGGGCCGCCAACGAAGACTTCGAAACGCTCGTCGCATCGATCCTGCGCAATACTCCCTTGCAGCAACCGTCTGTGCTGACACCTGAATCCCTTCGGCGCATTCTGTAG
- a CDS encoding AbrB/MazE/SpoVT family DNA-binding domain-containing protein → MKHSRITSKGQTTVPKEVRQALGLKPGDLVHYIVLPSGDVRMIAKRPAKDLSGFLHDPKRPAVALDAIEAAIAAGPVVE, encoded by the coding sequence ATGAAACACTCCAGAATCACCTCGAAAGGGCAAACAACCGTGCCCAAGGAAGTGCGCCAGGCGCTTGGCTTGAAGCCCGGCGATCTGGTGCATTACATCGTGCTGCCCTCGGGCGATGTGCGGATGATCGCCAAACGACCCGCCAAAGACCTGAGCGGGTTCCTGCATGACCCCAAGCGGCCCGCCGTGGCCCTGGATGCGATTGAGGCGGCAATCGCGGCCGGGCCGGTCGTCGAGTGA
- a CDS encoding DUF4150 domain-containing protein, translating into MTVTIRVNGLTITHRGSGGQHANSTPDVCRTPGKGRPVPYSITAVNPDIVKGTTTVSADGGNMIANRPSEFSTCTGDAPGSMNGVSSGTHLAQSNWITYSPNVYMEGQNVCRLTDKLFMNNYNAMSGQTGQIERVFDTGDPVLDALCEIFCEVREEWQECRRNPPSRGCRNPSLSARDRTRAALGSGRSRLDQNIRGQYGSGATGASERGLFVGRTAADARAMGRRPYDERGMRNFVERQVRQAIRDNGLDALRRGGRRMWMRLVPGLNILGGVLDVIDLATTGADIYNAVRQANLLEQNAVRVVPDVTILDADGNVADIYDYKFDAPGYQDSFSQDQMDLYEDRTDIGGVNEVSNETCECDTSPTRPSRGLS; encoded by the coding sequence ATGACTGTCACCATCCGCGTCAACGGTCTGACCATTACGCACCGCGGGTCCGGCGGGCAGCACGCAAATTCCACGCCCGATGTGTGCAGGACCCCTGGCAAGGGCCGGCCCGTGCCCTATTCGATCACCGCCGTGAACCCTGATATCGTCAAGGGCACGACCACGGTCAGCGCCGATGGCGGCAACATGATCGCCAATCGCCCGTCGGAGTTTTCGACCTGCACCGGTGACGCGCCGGGTTCGATGAACGGCGTGTCCTCGGGCACCCATCTGGCGCAGTCCAACTGGATCACCTATTCGCCCAACGTCTACATGGAAGGCCAAAACGTCTGTCGCCTGACCGACAAGCTGTTCATGAACAACTACAACGCGATGTCGGGACAAACAGGCCAGATAGAGCGTGTTTTCGATACCGGCGACCCGGTCCTCGATGCGCTATGCGAGATCTTCTGCGAGGTGCGTGAGGAATGGCAGGAATGTCGGCGCAACCCACCGTCCAGAGGATGCCGCAATCCATCACTGAGTGCGCGAGACCGGACGCGAGCCGCGTTGGGTAGTGGCAGATCCCGCCTCGATCAAAATATTCGGGGGCAATACGGGTCTGGGGCAACTGGTGCGTCCGAACGTGGCCTGTTTGTTGGCCGGACGGCTGCGGACGCGCGGGCGATGGGACGCCGACCCTACGACGAACGTGGAATGCGCAATTTTGTCGAACGCCAGGTGCGTCAAGCCATTCGCGACAATGGCCTTGACGCGCTGCGACGTGGCGGGCGTCGCATGTGGATGCGGCTGGTCCCGGGCCTTAACATTCTGGGAGGGGTTTTGGATGTCATCGACCTCGCAACGACTGGTGCTGATATCTACAACGCCGTTAGACAGGCAAATCTGCTCGAGCAGAACGCCGTTCGCGTGGTGCCGGATGTCACGATCCTCGACGCCGACGGAAATGTCGCCGATATCTATGATTACAAATTCGATGCTCCCGGTTATCAAGACAGCTTCTCACAAGATCAGATGGATTTATATGAGGATCGCACCGACATCGGCGGAGTGAATGAAGTCAGCAACGAGACGTGCGAATGCGACACGTCCCCCACCCGGCCGTCCCGTGGACTTTCCTAA